The window GGAtaaaaccaaagcaaaagaaaGTGCCCAAATCTCAAAATAGAAAGGAAGAGATGGgtcataaaagttgcaagttTACGACCTCCTCTGATCGCACATTGTGATGTCTGCTCTAAATGTAAACCAgacaatttatatttttattatggGTAAACATAACCGCCCGTTCAAATTCGTCCAAGGCCAAGGATCGTTCGATCTCACACTCTAACCCACCATCTCTCGCTATCTCTCAGGGAGATGTTTTTATTATCGGTTAGAGAATTTCTTTGGCATACTTAACACATAGTTGCGGAAACATTTGAAAAGCCATAAATGGGCCAAAAACCAAATCCAACCCATTTCCCGGCGTCGGCATTAGCTAAATAGTCGTGACCTGGGCCTAGAAATCTGGTGGCATTATTACCagcgaaaaacaaaatatccaTAAAAATCATCTCATGTGTTCTATATGATtttatgactcccccatccccCTCTGTATTCAGCACCATTTCCatttccccctccccgcaaaAGTAACGCCAGAGTCTGTATGAAATcgaaatgcatttgttattcTTCTCAAAAAGTtcagttttcaatttttcttcaAGTTTTATGGATTTTCTATTGAAGCAAGGTCTCCAGCAGCTAAGTCTACCTctttccctttctctctctctctctcgctttgactgcgtctctgtctctttccATTTCTCTCAGTGTGTGTTCGATATTAACAAGATACAATCAATCTATGCATGTTTCCATACATCTATATAAGACTGTCTATTTCTAGCTAGATTTTATTATCTATCATACGATTGCGGTTCCTTCTCCGTTTTCGTCTCTTTTTCTCAGGCAACAGCTACTGCAATGCATTTCCCATTTTCCCCATTTTCCACCTTGCTGCTGGGAGCTAGGCTCTGCGACTTTACGACTTTTAATTGATGTTAGTTTTTCCATAATTTATTGACACATTTTACGGTTTCATTTTAACCCGTTTAATGGCCGAATCCAAAAGGGAAGGGCCGCTTGTATAATTTCTCTGGAATCAAATTCGAGAAAAAATTatgatatttttgaaaaacatttttattgcctCCTCTCTTTTAGTgcctgtgtgtgagtgtgtgtctgtacgtatgtgtgtgtggcacCCCAAAACGTGCACCTCTTCATGGGAAATCTAGATTTATAAGGCAATAGAATAATGAAAATGCCAAGCAAATGACTTAACTAACACATTTTACAGATCATTAAAGAAATGTATTTTCGACACAAgctaaaaattattaattgcATAAATACTTGGAGAAAAACATACTTCATAATGTAATGCAAAAGCCAAATTTAGCTCCTGCTTATACAGGGGACACCAAAGGAGTTGCGGTTCATCTCTTCGCTTTCAGCAAATCGATTTGCGGGGGAAAATTCCAATCAGCAAACTTATAGTATATCGGACCTTAAGATAGTTCAATGACAGACAATTCGGTGAATATTCTGTTAAATGGCGCCCGGTTTCAGTTGCTCCGGTTTCGGCCGGTAACATTCGAGAGAAAAACTTGTTGTCCAAGTGGCGCTTAGAGGCAGTTGTCCATCAAGACTTGCTTGagtacaacaaatttttgaaaagacaTATTTCGGGAGAAGCAATTCCTCGAGggttttttgttcaaatttttttatttctgtttaaTAAGTTATGCGAAGGCGAAAAAGCTGAAAGTCCAGCCAAGTTGAAGACTCATTGAAGACCCATTTGGTTAAGAGCACGCTCACATGTCCGTTTTATAATGTGCCTGTCTTAATATGATTTTTGTCCCCCCGAAAGTGGACATAGTCGAAATTCCAGCAAAATCTCAATTCGTCAGTAACAGCAACGACGTCAACAACGGTCGGCCGTTTGTCAAACTGTCATATGCTTGTCGTAAAACGGAGACTCTGCCTTTTGGGAGATATATTAGCTGAAATTTTAATTACCCCCCAGACCCAGTCGAGCAGGAACCACTGTGACGCCAGTTgtccgatggcagcgactggtttttgtttttggcaaatattttccaagctttataaaaatttaattgattgatttattttatttttttctcctttctGGCAGAGCACGCATCTCTTGCTCGAAGCGGGTGAGGAACTTAAAAGTTGTCAAAGACGTTTAATTTGGTCTGCGGTAGTTCCTTTCTATAGGCAGTGGGCAGGTAGGTGGccaataaaatatttgaaaattgtgTAGAGTTTTTGACAAATCaatttcgaattttttttttttaattttaagttgAGATATTTCTTggtctctctttttttctcaaTCTATGtccttgtgtgtgtgtgtgtaactaAGCTGAGCTAAATGTCCTGAAAACTGTCTCAATGGCAACGCCTATTCAAATGTATTTTCTCTTACTTCCCTCTACTCCTTCTAATCCCATAGACTAAGGACCCAGCTGGACATCGGTCAGCATGAAAGTAGCGCAAACAATCCGCCTCACCGCATCTTGGCAAATATCCCGCAAACAGGATCAATCAACAAAAACCTCCTTCCTTAAAGGATCTTGCGCGAAAATTAGTGCAAAAGTGCGAGAACTTTGTTGAAGCAGGTAGATCGTGAAAGATCAGAGTTCGAGGGAGTTTTGCTTGCTGACCGGAAAATCCGATCGAAGGGATTATAATTCTTCGTGTcccttttatatttttctcttCCTCTACGCTCTTGCTACAATTAAGGGCCAAATATTTTGTGTACTAATTATGCCTAAACCGGGTAAAGGATCGATCGGCCAGGCAATTTGCATACGGCGCGACGGATTTGCAGCTATTACCCTTTTGTTGCCAAAGGATATACTCACAATTTTGGAGAGGGCGTTCCGTTTGCGAAGCTGCTAGCATTTCCAAGGAACTGGCAAACAGTATGAGCATGTCGTCACGCTTTCCACGTTTAGCATGTCCTTCTCTCGTAGAAATGATATGCAAATATTGACCAAACatcatttttcaatatttgagCGTGAAATTTAAGCAAAGAAATTGAACGAAACACTATTCAAGGCCACATAAGGCATGAAAGATGTTTATAACTTGCCCATTCAATGTGCAAGGATTTCCTATCGAGGTCATCGCTGACCAGACAGAAAGAGGTAGTCTCTTCTCCCAGGGCGGAACTAAtccaaaatacaaatatttttttttacacatttcTGACAATTTACGACTTGGATCGACAAAGTTTAAGCTTACCATAATATATTGAACATTTCCCCCCCTTGATATGGATATGAATTCAAGGCCAGTCCTATCAACCATATCCTTTTTCCGTAATGCTCGTGCCGGAAAAAAGAAGTCATCTTTTGTACAATTTTGTCGGAGCATGATGACAGGATAACAGGATATGCCAACGCAGAGACAGGCGACTCATCGTCGCAATGCTATAGCGGATAGGGAAAAGGGCAAGAGGCATATGCTTCCTCGCAGTAGTGGCTCTGTATAATAGACGCTAAATAGCGGCACGCGGCATACTTTTGCCGCTTCTAAAGATATATCTATGGGCAATATGATTTGATCGAAATCGAAGAAAAACGTTGACTTGATGTTAACACGCGAACCCTGGCGTGAACCCTGGAACCATGCCACACACTATGTTAAATATAATTTCATAATTCGTGGGGTGGCTTGCCACAGCTCGCCCCTTGCACCCTCGACTGCTTGACAATGTGTGAACAGGCAGCACGCTGGCAGTCGGCcgtttcgttgttgttgtcggtgGTGTTGCTATAATTTTATGAGCGATTTCATTATGGAATATGTTACGTAATGTCTAGGCAAAAGGATAATAGGCCACGACTACCGTCTCACAAGGGGCCACGGTCCGGGCCATAGGCAGGGGCAGCAGCTGTAGGCATGTGGCACGTGGCAGGAAGGCGTTATGTTTACATTGCCGCTTCTGGGTGGATGGTTGGAAATGATTTTGATAATGTAAATATTGGCTGGAAAGGATTTGCTCACGCAGATTTGCACATTAATGGACAATTATGAAATGTTTCAAGACCTTGAGGCAAAAAGCTGCCACTCAAAtgatttattttacttttgacAGAGTGTTTAGTCGGCGGTGGAGAAAGTTGGTATGGGTAGTGGCAGGACAAACGgaagcaataaaaaaatcGTAGCAGTGTTTAGACCAGCAGCTAGCATTGAATCAAACGAatgcaaaagagaaaaattggAAGGGGGAAACAAGAATTACTTCAACTTGAATGCATTTatgaaagcaacaacaacaaataaaaccaAGAAAAATCTCCTTGTCTCTCTAATGCAGCATCTGCTGGCATTTCTCATTTTCTAGTTCAAGTGTCTTTTTACTTTCTCTTTCACTAGGCTGAGGGGAAAGTCGAGCTAACTGGCAACCATCCTGTTGCTCTTCCCCTTccatttctttctctctctcggcGGGCAACTGGTGTAAAATGTCGCGCTGGTGCCAATTGAGAACCCTCTGCAGTCTCTTCGTCCGTCTTAGTTAGTCCCTAGTGTTGAGTTTTGGGTCAACAAACTGTTCTTCTATTGAAAATCGTCTTTTTCCATCCCCCAAATTGATATTCAATCGAATCATTCTCTCCCACTTAATTTGTGGAAAGTGGAGAAGCATCAGGTAGTTAGACATTTGGTTTTATCTAgctaaataaatatgtattacatatatacttaaatGTTAAATTAGATTCAAGATTAGATTCAGTATGGGTATTTTAAAGGCATTGCATTCTAgaactttaaaattttgccaTTTATTTAGTGGCTATGTCTAGTTTACACCAAACTCTTTCGCCTACTATTATTCGTTTCGATACCCAACTTTCCACTTTTCCGAGCCGTACAATCGAGTTGCAGCAACTCAATCAGAAGCTGTTCATCAGCGTCCTGTCACATTAGCACATCATTCATAAGGACATGTGCCATTGGGTTCGTTTTTTGCCATTCTCACTCTCAGAATGACTAACTGATGGACTCACTGACTGAGTGAGTGACTCCCTGTGCGAATTTGCATGGAATTCAGATTTCAGGCTTTTGgcaaaaatgtttgccaaaaTGTCAATAAACACGGCAGAAGCGACAGAAACTGAATGATATTGACATTTATTCCATTTGCTAtgacaaaaaacgaaaagtttcttattttatttggTTTGATTTTCCCATGTGTCACATGGTGCTGGGAAGctgacaaaaatttttatgcgAATTCGTTTCACATTTTGAAATAGTTTCATAAAAAGCAAATGCCAGTCAACCGAATGGGTGGGAATAAGACCGTCACCCACCCATCCTTCCTCCACCCACCGTTGCGTTCGTTTATTCCATTCGTTTGCTGACATTGAtgatgtttatttattttggatGAAAATTgggaaaaataaacaatactAGTATGATTTTCTTTTAGCATTTTCCTTtagtgttttctttttttcctcttttgctgttgttgtgccACAAGTTTGACTTTTATGAAAAAGAGATTGATTACCTCCGGAAAATAGATGAATTGTGAGTGGTTTTTTATGTAACATTGTTTCCAGCTTGCGCGGAATGCTCTAGGAATGAACGAATAGGGCGAAAAACTCAACTAACATGAAATGAATccgttttttcttcttgttttagCTGCCTTTGTGGCCttgtgaaaatatttaaatacgAAATTGCAACCAATCAAACAATTTTACCCAACCAAAGGTTCTAAACCATTTCCCCCTGCCGTCTAAAAAAAGGCTGGCTTCTATTTTGCCAATTTTGAGTCGACTTGTACACAATTTTAAGTTGCATAATTCAACAAAGGACCCCGAAAACCGAACCTGTAACCCAAACGCCTACCAATCCAACAACCGGACGAACTCTTTTTGCATTTCACCTGTATGTACATTACATGGAGGGACTTGCGAGGGCTTTAGGCTCTGGCTACGCAATTACCATGAACAACATCGAGTCTTTCCCCATACCCCCCAAAAGACCTCATGCCATGCCCCCTTCCACCTCTTTAACCCTGCTCGCTTTGGCTAGTAAAGTCGTAAATATTCCAAATGTCATTTTGAAATCCTAATTTACGCTTCGTCGATCTAAAATGCACATTTGCCCAAAGAGTCCGAGGTCTGAAACGCACATCGCACGCACTGCAATTTGGCTATACCCAGACCCCCCTCCCTATCCACAACAGCAAACACCtccacacacccacacccacacctacaccaacacacacatgCAGCCCCCAAACCGATTGACCGCTGGTGCAATCTTTACCATCGTcgtagtagtagtagtcgtcgtcatcgtcgtcagGATTGGCAtgcctcatcatcatcagcagcagcagcagcagcagttgcagTGGCTCTGGCCATAGCAGTAGCAGCTCGTTTTTGGGTTTTGCTAGCGCCATTTTGTATCGAAACATGCaatcaaaattttcaaattttctcTGTGTGAGTGAAAGGGCGACAGTCACAGGAGGCCTCAGTGGAGACGGGGGAGGGCAGTGGAGGGGTTGGCCAACGATCCTGTATACCCTGTCCAAACAGCACAAATTCACATGCATCGaatgaattacaatcagcACACAATTCAACGAAAAATGCCGTCCAATTTCTAAAATGTGCGCCATGGCTCACAGTCTGGCCAAAACCCTTTTTACTCCACTCCTTCTATTGGTCATCCTCATGGGGCGCGTTAGGAAAATTAGTGCATTTTGGGTGGCGAAGGGGGTTTCCCCCAAAAACAATATGTTTTCCAAACGGCATTTCCATTTATGTTGCATGTTGTGCACACATTTCCGTAAATGCATCGAAGTTTGGGAGTTTTCTTCACCCGTCCCCCATCCCATCAAAAAGTCCTCCTCTCTGACTTCGCTCTGGCCACCATTTGCACATATTTGCGCTTCTGTTTTTAGAGTTGGGCTCTTTGATTGAGGGTCCCAGGACTTTGGCGAGTATGTGTGGCAGCAGCAGTCCATTGTCTGTGTCAGGTTTTGTGCTCTTGTATTTCCCAGATTGGGTCTGACGATTCCATTCCATTGTCGAGtattgaaaagaaataaaccaACCTATAAAGTGATACAATTGATTTCAACTATCATAGATTAAGGTTAATCATAGGCAATTTATTTCCACCGCGATCTAAACATTCCAATATTGAATCGATAGGTTTGAAAATTTCATAACATCccttttatacaaaattttaaggACCCAGATTGCAATGGTTTGACGTGTATAGTTTTTGCTAATGTGTCGCTGTCCATGTGGATGATTTGATGATTTTAATTGAGTttatcctttgaaaaattaaattttagaaTTATTTTGGGTATAATCAAAGATTAATTGAAAAGATCTTATACATAGGATAGCCTGTCAAAGTGATTAACTTAAAGTCGTTGGATATCgagtatacaaaaatttcttaatttctATCACAGATCATAAAATCTTGAGAGCTAACGAGGTGTCTTGATATGTGTCATATtcaaataaaccaaaaagctgatggaaaaaaaaacaacagaaagaaaaacccTCTAACAAATATCATGATTTAATTATCCATTTCATTCGGATGGGCCATAACTTGCATTCCTTTTcatcagttttatttaaaagttaataaaattaaaaatacatttaacaaatattgaatttcaatgtaaataaattaaaattaaacaaaaaccaaaccaaaacaGACAAAAATTTCGCTTGAAGTCGTAAAAAAGCGAATAAGAAAAATACCAACAACCAAAAGTTTGATGGCCCTGAGAGACCTACCTCTCTTTCGCTCGCATCTCTTTCTGTAAAGAAGCCCAATCAAAAGGAAAACCTCGAATAATGATGAATTAATTGTCCATATAACAAAACAATGATTCTAACACAGTCACCGACTTAAAAATACCATGTAGTAAGTGGCAGTTGGATCTCAAAATTATGAAAACCAGGCTTAATCATACAAAAAGTGTGTTTTTGAAagtaggaaataacgaagaatTTGATAATTACATGAATTAACGGAATATGTGCAGAATAACTAATTACTTTTTACAATTAAATATAGTTCCAAAAAAGGAACTTTGTGGCTGGTATTACTACTTCATTGAAATTATAGAGATACCCGTTCAATTTACAGATTACACGGCATACGATTTTGACTTTAACCTGATGGCGGTCGGtggtaataaaaaataaaacacacatTCGACCAGGCGATATCATAAAAATTATACAGTAAGTCGATGCTGAGATACAGAGAAAACAGTATTCCTAGAATGCGCATAAGAACGAGAACTTTTATGCTAATGAAGTGACGACTCCAGAGTTGGAACCGAACATTAAATCATGCTAATGGCTTGCTCGATCGGTACAGTGCCTTGCCTCCTCCCCCCATACAGACTCCATCATTGCTCCCACCCTCCCTCAGTTCCCTCCACTACATGCCCACAAAACCCTGTTTCATTGTTCCAGCATTCTCCATTTAACTGATTAAATTGATTAATTCAATGTAGTAAAGTCGAAAGCATATTTTCGCTTAATTTCATTTCCGCTCTATCAAACCCTTGCCTTACTCtcctttctctctcgctcccTCACTAtcatctctctccctctctgtctcgCCTTCTCGAGCAGGCAACACTTGTTTGTTCCGCTCGCCCTCGAGTGTTGCAATTTTTTACGCCGCttcaatttgatttcattccatttcattttttgttatgttGCCAAAAGGGTTGCAACCAAATGTTGTACGCattatttcgattttttcTTGTCACCAAGccaggaaaaaaaacaaaccaaaaaagaagTAGGCACATTTAACAGGCCGAATTATTGATCTGAATCATGGGCATTGTCAATCTTGTTTGATGTATCACATGATGGTTGGTTGGCTCGTGGGTTGTTGGGCTGACTGGGGGACGTAAGATTAATATTACGCCAAAGGGTTAGGTCCATAGACATGATATTGAATATACATTCATGCGTATAGACGAGTTCCACGTGTTCTCCAGAAAGCGAGTTTCCATGTCATCTGTCAAAGGATTTGATAAGCCCAGAGTCACTTACAAAGTAGCTTTTAAACGAGTTCATTTTATGCAaggtttttgttaaaaataaagcATACAATTTTACTAGTAAAATTTCGGAATACGGAATTAAAACACTGAATGCATAGTTGAAAGAATTTAAACTGTGCTCCAGGAAGATTCCtttataccaaaaataaatCCTTCTTAAACCATATAAATTAGtcaattttatatttcaaatttgaaCTCTCCATTAGGAACTTATCACGTATCATATGGAAGTGGAGGCAAAAGGATTAAGTTTTAAGAATATGGAGAACCAAACTGGGCACATTAACGTGGATTATAATGCGGGATGCGACTTTCAGCGGTCGATCTATGGAGAAGAAGCCCAAAAATagccaaaaatcaaaaaaaaaaagattataGACGAAAGCAGACAAAAACACATCATCATTAGTTAATGAAATTTATGGAAAGCAAAGCCCAGGCCCCGAAAGTTGAAAGTCGAAATAGTCAGCGGCACGTTCCAAAACAatttagaaaataataaatagcaaacataaattaaattattgtaATATACAAAACGCTTGCCTTGGTCTCCACTCTCTATCTGTCTCTTCTAAGGCTTCAGAAGATTTCCAAAAATTAACCGAAATGCTGGCCGCGCCCCGCTAGAGCGCAATTAAGCTAAATCTCGAAGGGCCTTCCCCTCCGTTGGGTGGAAAATATGGAATATACTGAAACGAAATGAGAATGTCAAAAACGCAATTATTTATACAAACTGAAGCATTTGAAAATCAATTAGAAAATGTGGCGACGCATGGCGCATGACGCAGACAGTGGCagtggcggtggcggcggcagcggcgaCCTAATATATTCCTCCTCTCTCCCTATACACTCCTCTTGATATCACTTTTGTTTATCCAAGCGGCACAAATGAAGTGCCCAACAGTCTTTAGATCCGATGCAGCCCGTTTGTCTGCTCTTTCTTAGGGGGTGGGTGGCCCACACGTCTTCTACATCTCCTCCAACTTCTAGTATGCTCTGAATGATGTCAATGACAAATCACGAGACGCATGTCAAAAATCTATCCTAAAATATTTGAGGCTGTCAAATGTGGCTCGAGCATTGGAGTTCTAAAATTAGTTTCCAAATATTGTTACAAATGTGTTGAGTCCAAACAACTGGAAACATATAGAGtaacaaagagagagagagagagtgagaaaaaaCGGAATAGTTGAATTCCTTTTAAGTGGATTTCTGAATTTGGAGAAGGTATCCCTTGAATTTATGGATCttctaataaaataaaacggCGTCAAGAGAACAACGTCTGtaacaacaaacaattgcCAGTTGACATATttctaataataatttttggaaATCTAATCCAAGTAAGACTGTTCTAACCAGACTGGAATCGAGCGTATCtgtgcaaaataaaaatttcaaggtAACAATGAGAAATTTCATAATTCAAACACTGAATAATTATATGCACATTAAGAAACTGTCGGAAACTAGTAATTACTTTGATAATGACATAGTCCATTAGgatgtattttatattttctttaaaattgtAATAAGTATTTGACGCTTAAGAAGAGAATTCTACCATAACCATAGcaaatgaaatataatataaaattatacCATGCAATATAGCAAAACGAGAGAATACTGTTCAAAACTAGTTGAAGTTGTCGCTTTAGCTTGTGCACAATGGCTAATCTGTCTTTGTCTCTTATACTGTTTAATATATGCTTATTCTCTAACTGGGATCTTAGCATAGGCGCTTGTAAGTGTATCTTGAATTTTCAGATAGTTTGTAATTGATTAGCAGCAATCCATTCGATTAGATGACCCCGCCTGCTGCGAGGAGCACTCAGTCGGTGCTGTGGAATCAAAAATGTCTGGATTTCTCATGTACACCTATAATTCCGAGTTGAATACTTGCGTGGAGTTCTTCTTTAAAGGATCAGGTGGAAACTTAAATCAATTTCGGAACCAAAAGGAATGCGAAAAGCTCTGTGTGACTTTGGAAGATTATGAGTAAGctttaaaatgaaatcaaatagTGCCTAATTACATACTAAATCCCTTAGAAGAAATCAAAGTTCTCCCTCGAGCTGCATAAATTAAAGGATTGTCAGACACGCGAGACAGCAAAGAAGGCAAGAAacgagcagcagcaacgacaaaataaaaaaacaagaaagaaacatatacaaaaaatCGCTTTGGGACCCGAGCtgcaactccaactccaactccaatacaAACACCCCAGTCCCAGTGCCAGTTCAGGATACTTTATTGTAAACGCATATCCTTGAGAATGCTTTAGTAAAAAAATTCCAAGAAAATGTTACAGTTTTCACAATTGCGGTGCGACTGGGTGAATGCGCTTAGGGGGATGTTGGAGGGGAAAGTTGTAGATTCATGCCGCGAGGCGTGTGACATTTATCAAAAGAAAGTACGACGTCGACAGAGCAAGAAGAAAAACCTTCAAATTGTAAGTGTGATTGATCGGCAGGGcatgtttttttctgttttgaatttatgtatatgtacgtatacATATGGATGGATGTATGAGTaatggtgaccccgacgtttTTCATACCTTTTTTGGCCACGTGCGTCATAAATAAGCCTTTTTGCGGTTTTACTCTTGCTTTTTATTGAGGGGAATCAATCATTTGGCCAGAGACTTTTTTATTGCCTAGATCATAAGCGAAAATTCTGTTTTGGTTCGTTTTCGTTCAATCTCTcctttatttcgtttttaaatgcaatttctagccacaaatttattaattaccGCGACTCATAAATACTGCAAAACTTTATGACGAATGACGTCGAAAGGCCGCGTCGCTGGACGTTGAGATCTCATGCTGCGATTTATGGGCTGGTCGCCCTATACCGTTGTCTCTGCTGCATCTCAGGTTGCATCATTATATCTTTCCTCTGCATTGGACTTTTGGTCAAATGAGTATCTGGAGCGCTGTTTGGCGACAAAACTCCATCTGCTTTTTGCTCTGATGCTGTTGCTCTACCATAAAactgcattcattcatttataatttaatatcGCTCGATGTCGTCACAGTCATTCCACATTCAATGTGAGCTCTGATGGATGGTTTTGACTTGGATGTCGCCTCATAAAACTTTATGCTCGCCTCATTGCCACGTTTATTGTAGACAGCCCAAAGTCGCCAGTTTTGGCTTTTCCGTCTTCCTCTCCAACTCCATCTCTACCTCCTCCTACTCATTCTGTATCTTCTTGgccatattttgtttttgtgaacTTTATGGCATTTGGCAAATCGAAGGCTATAATTCACAATTTAATTAAGAGACGCAAAATCGAAGTGAAGTGCATTTTTGTCTCTCACATCTCGAAAACAGATCGAATATCGCTATCAATGCTTTTTCTTAGCGCATTAGTatctttaaaatatataaaacattgaaaataaAGGATCGTCTTGGTGACTAGAATTCATCGCCACAGTAAATTTCCTCAAGATTTCTTCGGATTGTCTTCTCTAGTCCCACATCTACCGTAACGATTTCACATTGCCACATATCAATTATTATGGCTTAAATAAATGTTTCCCACACTTGGGGCAAAGGTTTCTGCGAGAATTTCCTCCACAGTAAGAAACCAGTAAGAAATCTATCAAAGTTCTTGGAGTGGGGTCGTATGCGAGTGGGACAGTGGCAGGGGCAGGGCGAGGGCAGGGTCTTCAAAGAAGCTGCGtaaaaagtaattttaatggaaaattgatttataattgaaaaatcTCATTTGCAGAAATTGATTTACCGCAGCATCCACAGCAGAGCCAAGAATAAGAAGAATGAGCGAGAAAGAGAATATCTTCCTGCTGGCTTCCCCTTTGTGGCACGAAGAGCGTGCAATAATTTTCTGTTCAAAGGCAGCGATTCGGCGGAGTGGGTGGTTTGGGTGGGTAGGTAACCGAGCGTCAAGTGGTTGAGCCAACAAAACTTTTGCGAAAAGCAGAAAAATGTCTGCTAAAGACGAGAGCAGCTGTAGAGACGCAACAGCAAAGGCATGCGCCGCAACCCACTGATGCCACCTTATCTCCTACTCTTTGTCATCATCAAAGATGCTACTCCTGCCGTCGACAACTTTTCCCATTGACTTTGCTTACGTTTAGATTTTTCTAGTTGGAGGGGTGCCGCATGGCTTGCGGTGAATGCTCCACGCTTGCGGCAACATtgtaattttgaaaatgagtaaagtttttcaaaaaacCTTGTGGTTAGACCCGATTTCCTCAACCATCTGCTGCTGCCCGTCTTAGTTACTTGCCGAGGTTTCTTTGGCAAATCAAATTCTTATAGAAATCTTTTTGGCTTGTCAGCTTTGTGCTCTTTtcctctgtctctcttcttATAATCTTAGACTCGTTTCACTATTGCCACTTCCGTTTCCGCTTTGGCACTTGTTTTGATGCTCCTTTACATCCACTAACTaattcaattatttacaagtctagaaaaagttttatttgaaattatttaacaAAAGTTCTCCATCCACTTGCATTCGCGTGAATTATGTCCAATCTGCCCTAAGTCTGTCTCAAGTgtcattttttctttctccttTGACCCTGCAATTAAACCGATTTTTCCTTTGTTTCAAC is drawn from Drosophila willistoni isolate 14030-0811.24 chromosome 2R unlocalized genomic scaffold, UCI_dwil_1.1 Seg167, whole genome shotgun sequence and contains these coding sequences:
- the LOC111519111 gene encoding protease inhibitor-like isoform X2 — encoded protein: MANLSLSLILFNICLFSNWDLSIGAYDPACCEEHSVGAVESKMSGFLMYTYNSELNTCVEFFFKGSGGNLNQFRNQKECEKLCVTLEDYENQSSPSSCIN
- the LOC111519111 gene encoding protease inhibitor-like isoform X1, coding for MANLSLSLILFNICLFSNWDLSIGAYDPACCEEHSVGAVESKMSGFLMYTYNSELNTCVEFFFKGSGGNLNQFRNQKECEKLCVTLEDYERNQSSPSSCIN